The Mercurialis annua linkage group LG2, ddMerAnnu1.2, whole genome shotgun sequence genome contains a region encoding:
- the LOC126666835 gene encoding putative F-box/FBD/LRR-repeat protein At5g22670 isoform X2, with product MEVVLNSSQAQQEQFQNKNRDIISSLPSAVICRILSFMPTKDAVGTSILSRKWRYAWIAVPVLDFDITLPFNEGTPKQSEEKCFKQFVNRVLILRCDKIETLRLKVINISERLYDHVNLWICSAVMRNVEELDLDCKSFELPQILFSCKTIKILKLRQHKDKDFKIIESVSLPRLKVLHLLAFSAANLEKILSGSPVLEELVVRRDSSDYLTISLNVVSSSLKRLTIYQNTIRRGVDIRRVVVNAPKLEFFELDDFFSGYFTVMKVSSPIKAVIDVRSSCKNHALRILKRIPNVSDLCLSAYTVQALLRGSDEKFPRFNFLTRLEMTAYENGWFMLPKILKWSPNLEALTLYSYEIDDDGYEFLDDTIFNEEMSVPSCLLSSLESLELKRFEGDEAEMEVLEYFLKNASMLKILKISVTVGVEKEAEILRMLLTFPRASPKCKIVLT from the exons ATGGAAGTAGTACTAAATTCATCCCAAGCACAACAAGAGCAATTTCAGAACAAAAATCGAGACATTATCAGCAGTTTGCCAAGTGCGGTTATCTGTCGCATTTTGTCATTTATGCCGACGAAAGATGCTGTGGGAACAAGCATATTGTCTAGAAAATGGCGGTACGCTTGGATCGCTGTTCCTGTATTAGATTTTGATATTACCTTACCCTTTAATGAAGGAACTCCTAAGCAATCAGAAGAAAAATGCTTTAAGCAATTTGTAAACAGAGTGCTGATTCTTCGTTGTGATAAAATTGAAACCTTACGCCTTAAAGTAATTAACATTTCAGAGCGTCTCTATGACCACGTAAATTTGTGGATTTGCTCAGCAGTTATGCGAAATGTTGAGGAGCTTGATCTGGATTGCAAGTCATTTGAGCTTCCACAAATCCTCTTTAGTTGCAAGACAATAAAGATCTTGAAGCTTCGTCAGCATAAGGATAAGGATTTTAAGATTATTGAATCTGTGAGCCTTCCAAGACTCAAGGTGCTTCATCTTTTAGCATTTAGTGCTGCTAATTTGGAGAAGATCTTATCTGGCTCCCCAGTTCTCGAAGAACTAGTGGTTCGTAGAGATTCTTCAGATTATCTTACAATCTCCTTGAATGTCGTGTCATCTTCACTGAAACGTCTAACAATTTATCAGAACACTATTCGGAGAGGAGTGGACATTCGAAGAGTGGTTGTAAATGCCCCGAAACTTGAGTTTTTCGAGCTAGATGATTTTTTTTCTGGATATTTTACAGTGATGAAGGTGTCATCCCCAATTAAAGCAGTTATTGATGTTAGGAGTTCCTGTAAAAATCATGCATTAAGGATTCTTAAAAGAATCCCTAACGTCAGTGATTTATGCTTATCTGCATATACAGTCCAG GCTCTCTTGAGGGGATCTGATGAAAAATTTCCAAGGTTCAATTTTTTGACTCGACTGGAGATGACAGCTTATGAAAATGGATGGTTTATGCTGCCAAAGATACTGAAATGGTCACCCAATTTGGAGGCCTTAACCCTTTATAGTTATGAG ATAGATGATGATGGTTATGAATTTCTTGATGACACTATCTTTAACGAGGAAATGTCGGTGCCCAGTTGTTTGCTGTCATCTCTTGAGAGTCTTGAACTTAAAAGATTTGAAGGAGATGAAGCAGAAATGGAAGTTTTAGAATATTTCTTGAAGAATGCATCTATGTTGAAGATACTGAAAATTTCAGTTACCGTTGGGGTTGAGAAAGAGGCCGAAATTCTCAGGATGCTGCTTACGTTTCCAAGGGCCTCACCGAAATGCAAGATCGTATTAACTTGA
- the LOC126666835 gene encoding putative F-box/FBD/LRR-repeat protein At5g22670 isoform X3, with amino-acid sequence MEVVLNSSQAQQEQFQNKNRDIISSLPSAVICRILSFMPTKDAVGTSILSRKWRYAWIAVPVLDFDITLPFNEGTPKQSEEKCFKQFVNRVLILRCDKIETLRLKVINISERLYDHVNLWICSAVMRNVEELDLDCKSFELPQILFSCKTIKILKLRQHKDKDFKIIESVSLPRLKVLHLLAFSAANLEKILSGSPVLEELVNTIRRGVDIRRVVVNAPKLEFFELDDFFSGYFTVMKVSSPIKAVIDVRSSCKNHALRILKRIPNVSDLCLSAYTVQALLRGSDEKFPRFNFLTRLEMTAYENGWFMLPKILKWSPNLEALTLYSYEVITSIHIDDDGYEFLDDTIFNEEMSVPSCLLSSLESLELKRFEGDEAEMEVLEYFLKNASMLKILKISVTVGVEKEAEILRMLLTFPRASPKCKIVLT; translated from the exons ATGGAAGTAGTACTAAATTCATCCCAAGCACAACAAGAGCAATTTCAGAACAAAAATCGAGACATTATCAGCAGTTTGCCAAGTGCGGTTATCTGTCGCATTTTGTCATTTATGCCGACGAAAGATGCTGTGGGAACAAGCATATTGTCTAGAAAATGGCGGTACGCTTGGATCGCTGTTCCTGTATTAGATTTTGATATTACCTTACCCTTTAATGAAGGAACTCCTAAGCAATCAGAAGAAAAATGCTTTAAGCAATTTGTAAACAGAGTGCTGATTCTTCGTTGTGATAAAATTGAAACCTTACGCCTTAAAGTAATTAACATTTCAGAGCGTCTCTATGACCACGTAAATTTGTGGATTTGCTCAGCAGTTATGCGAAATGTTGAGGAGCTTGATCTGGATTGCAAGTCATTTGAGCTTCCACAAATCCTCTTTAGTTGCAAGACAATAAAGATCTTGAAGCTTCGTCAGCATAAGGATAAGGATTTTAAGATTATTGAATCTGTGAGCCTTCCAAGACTCAAGGTGCTTCATCTTTTAGCATTTAGTGCTGCTAATTTGGAGAAGATCTTATCTGGCTCCCCAGTTCTCGAAGAACTAGTG AACACTATTCGGAGAGGAGTGGACATTCGAAGAGTGGTTGTAAATGCCCCGAAACTTGAGTTTTTCGAGCTAGATGATTTTTTTTCTGGATATTTTACAGTGATGAAGGTGTCATCCCCAATTAAAGCAGTTATTGATGTTAGGAGTTCCTGTAAAAATCATGCATTAAGGATTCTTAAAAGAATCCCTAACGTCAGTGATTTATGCTTATCTGCATATACAGTCCAG GCTCTCTTGAGGGGATCTGATGAAAAATTTCCAAGGTTCAATTTTTTGACTCGACTGGAGATGACAGCTTATGAAAATGGATGGTTTATGCTGCCAAAGATACTGAAATGGTCACCCAATTTGGAGGCCTTAACCCTTTATAGTTATGAGGTCATCACATCAATTCAT ATAGATGATGATGGTTATGAATTTCTTGATGACACTATCTTTAACGAGGAAATGTCGGTGCCCAGTTGTTTGCTGTCATCTCTTGAGAGTCTTGAACTTAAAAGATTTGAAGGAGATGAAGCAGAAATGGAAGTTTTAGAATATTTCTTGAAGAATGCATCTATGTTGAAGATACTGAAAATTTCAGTTACCGTTGGGGTTGAGAAAGAGGCCGAAATTCTCAGGATGCTGCTTACGTTTCCAAGGGCCTCACCGAAATGCAAGATCGTATTAACTTGA
- the LOC126666835 gene encoding putative F-box/FBD/LRR-repeat protein At5g22670 isoform X1, with the protein MEVVLNSSQAQQEQFQNKNRDIISSLPSAVICRILSFMPTKDAVGTSILSRKWRYAWIAVPVLDFDITLPFNEGTPKQSEEKCFKQFVNRVLILRCDKIETLRLKVINISERLYDHVNLWICSAVMRNVEELDLDCKSFELPQILFSCKTIKILKLRQHKDKDFKIIESVSLPRLKVLHLLAFSAANLEKILSGSPVLEELVVRRDSSDYLTISLNVVSSSLKRLTIYQNTIRRGVDIRRVVVNAPKLEFFELDDFFSGYFTVMKVSSPIKAVIDVRSSCKNHALRILKRIPNVSDLCLSAYTVQALLRGSDEKFPRFNFLTRLEMTAYENGWFMLPKILKWSPNLEALTLYSYEVITSIHIDDDGYEFLDDTIFNEEMSVPSCLLSSLESLELKRFEGDEAEMEVLEYFLKNASMLKILKISVTVGVEKEAEILRMLLTFPRASPKCKIVLT; encoded by the exons ATGGAAGTAGTACTAAATTCATCCCAAGCACAACAAGAGCAATTTCAGAACAAAAATCGAGACATTATCAGCAGTTTGCCAAGTGCGGTTATCTGTCGCATTTTGTCATTTATGCCGACGAAAGATGCTGTGGGAACAAGCATATTGTCTAGAAAATGGCGGTACGCTTGGATCGCTGTTCCTGTATTAGATTTTGATATTACCTTACCCTTTAATGAAGGAACTCCTAAGCAATCAGAAGAAAAATGCTTTAAGCAATTTGTAAACAGAGTGCTGATTCTTCGTTGTGATAAAATTGAAACCTTACGCCTTAAAGTAATTAACATTTCAGAGCGTCTCTATGACCACGTAAATTTGTGGATTTGCTCAGCAGTTATGCGAAATGTTGAGGAGCTTGATCTGGATTGCAAGTCATTTGAGCTTCCACAAATCCTCTTTAGTTGCAAGACAATAAAGATCTTGAAGCTTCGTCAGCATAAGGATAAGGATTTTAAGATTATTGAATCTGTGAGCCTTCCAAGACTCAAGGTGCTTCATCTTTTAGCATTTAGTGCTGCTAATTTGGAGAAGATCTTATCTGGCTCCCCAGTTCTCGAAGAACTAGTGGTTCGTAGAGATTCTTCAGATTATCTTACAATCTCCTTGAATGTCGTGTCATCTTCACTGAAACGTCTAACAATTTATCAGAACACTATTCGGAGAGGAGTGGACATTCGAAGAGTGGTTGTAAATGCCCCGAAACTTGAGTTTTTCGAGCTAGATGATTTTTTTTCTGGATATTTTACAGTGATGAAGGTGTCATCCCCAATTAAAGCAGTTATTGATGTTAGGAGTTCCTGTAAAAATCATGCATTAAGGATTCTTAAAAGAATCCCTAACGTCAGTGATTTATGCTTATCTGCATATACAGTCCAG GCTCTCTTGAGGGGATCTGATGAAAAATTTCCAAGGTTCAATTTTTTGACTCGACTGGAGATGACAGCTTATGAAAATGGATGGTTTATGCTGCCAAAGATACTGAAATGGTCACCCAATTTGGAGGCCTTAACCCTTTATAGTTATGAGGTCATCACATCAATTCAT ATAGATGATGATGGTTATGAATTTCTTGATGACACTATCTTTAACGAGGAAATGTCGGTGCCCAGTTGTTTGCTGTCATCTCTTGAGAGTCTTGAACTTAAAAGATTTGAAGGAGATGAAGCAGAAATGGAAGTTTTAGAATATTTCTTGAAGAATGCATCTATGTTGAAGATACTGAAAATTTCAGTTACCGTTGGGGTTGAGAAAGAGGCCGAAATTCTCAGGATGCTGCTTACGTTTCCAAGGGCCTCACCGAAATGCAAGATCGTATTAACTTGA